In a single window of the Rhodamnia argentea isolate NSW1041297 chromosome 2, ASM2092103v1, whole genome shotgun sequence genome:
- the LOC115735845 gene encoding GDSL esterase/lipase At4g26790 gives MAHKAICGVVLANLLLQLQIVFAKVPAVIVFGDSSVDTGNNNQIATVVKSNFKPYGRDYYGGQPTGRFSNGRVYTDFIAEAFGIKLTMPAYLDPAHNMTDMATGVCFASAGTGYDNATSDVLSVIPLWKQLEYYKKYQEELNDYLGQEKAETVLREALYIISLGTNDFLENYYAVPGRSSEYSVEEYQNFLAGIAGGFIKALYGLGARKVSLGGLPPMGCLPLERTRNLLFGGGCIEEYNNVAEEFNVELQGLVSKLNNQISGIQLVLSDPYDILLDIIQNPESFGFTNAKESCCGSGYFEMGYLCDKNNPFTCPNASKYVFWDSFHPTERTNGIVADHVMRTSLAGFLVP, from the exons ATGGCACACAAGGCCATTTGTGGTGTCGTGCTAGCAAATCTTCTACTGCAACTCCAGATAGTTTTTGCAAAAGTGCCTGCCGTCATCGTGTTCGGGGACTCCTCGGTAGATACAGGGAACAACAACCAAATTGCTACTGTCgtcaaaagtaattttaagcCCTATGGTCGCGATTACTATGGCGGTCAGCCCACAGGACGGTTTTCTAATGGCCGAGTGTACACGGACTTCATTGCGGAGGCTTTCGGGATCAAGTTGACAATGCCGGCTTACCTGGATCCAGCGCATAATATGACAGATATGGCCACCGGAGTTTGCTTTGCCTCAGCCGGAACCGGTTACGACAATGCCACTTCCGATGTTCTG TCTGTGATTCCTCTGTGGAAACAACTGGAGTACTACAAGAAGTACCAGGAAGAGCTCAATGACTATCTCGGACAAGAAAAGGCCGAAACAGTCCTAAGAGAAGCCTTGTACATCATAAGTTTAGGAACCAACGACTTCCTAGAGAATTACTATGCAGTTCCGGGCAGATCATCAGAGTACTCCGTCGAAGAATACCAGAATTTCCTAGCAGGAATTGCAGGAGGCTTCATCAAAGCGCTTTATGGGTTAGGCGCTCGGAAGGTATCACTAGGCGGGCTTCCACCAATGGGGTGCTTGCCCCTGGAGAGAACTAGGAACCTTTTGTTCGGAGGCGGTTGTATTGAGGAGTATAACAATGTGGCTGAGGAGTTCAATGTGGAGTTACAGGGCTTGGTCTCAAAGCTGAACAATCAAATTTCAGGAATCCAACTAGTGCTTTCTGATCCGTATGATATTCTCTTGGATATCATTCAGAATCCAGAATCATTCG GATTCACGAATGCAAAAGAATCCTGTTGCGGATCCGGCTACTTCGAGATGGGTTATCTGTGTGACAAAAACAACCCATTCACCTGTCCGAATGCGAGTAAGTATGTGTTTTGGGATTCGTTTCATCCAACGGAGAGGACGAATGGTATCGTTGCCGATCATGTCATGAGAACTTCTCTAGCTGGATTTCTAGTTCCGTGA
- the LOC115750732 gene encoding grpE protein homolog 2, mitochondrial-like isoform X1: MLVSRVFSRASRGASRSALLLSPSLNKPLPVLSNQIDAFLHETSCKALVLNHSTFSSSLLRRFGISSSASPEPSEKDQGSTTEKNSASPDAPKAGENAKGSNQGEGTTSGETKVPNQAENSGLEGDEELSMDDLVKLVSEKEELLKLKHKQIEEMQDKVLRTYAEMENVMDRTRREAENAKKYAIQSFAKSLLDVADNLGRASSVVKESFAKIDTSKDTSGAVPLLKTLLEGVEMTEKQLLEVFKKFGIEKYDPVNEPFDPHRHNAVFQMQDGSKPPGTVAVVLKPGYMLYERVLRPAEVGVTQAAENDTPGE, translated from the exons ATGTTGGTGTCTAGGGTTTTTTCTCGCGCTTCGAGGGGCGCGAGTCGAAGCGCCTTGCTCCTTTCACCCTCGCTGAACAAACCCTTGCCCGTTCTCTCCAATCAAATTGATGCGTTTTTGCACGAAACCTCTTGTAAG GCTCTCGTGTTAAATCATTCAACATTTAGTTCTTCATTGCTTCGACGGTTTGGAATTTCTTCCTCTGCATCACCTGAACCTAGCGAAAAGGATCAGGGGAGCACCACAGAAAAGAACAGTGCATCCCCCGATGCACCTAAAGCGGGTGAGAATGCTAAAGGGTCTAATCAAGGGGAGGGTACCACTTCTGGAGAAACTAAAGTGCCCAACCAGGCAGAAAATTCAG GTTTGGAGGGAGACGAGGAGCTCTCTATGGACGACTTGGTGAAGCTTGTGTCAGAAAAGGAAGAACTGTTGAAGTTGAAACATAAACAGATAGAGGAAATGCAAGATAAAGTTCTTCGAACCTATGCGGAAATGGAGAATGTCATGGACAGAACTAGGCGAGAAGCAGAGAATGCAAAGAAATATGCCATACAG AGTTTTGCGAAAAGCTTGCTGGATGTTGCAGACAATTTGGGTAGAGCTTCTTCAGTTGTCAAGGAAAGTTTCGCGAAAATTGATACTTCAAAAGATACTTCTGGAGCTGTTCCGCTTTTGAAAACCCTTCTGGAAGGTGTTGAAATGACTGAGAAGCAGCTTTTGGAG GtgttcaaaaaatttgggattgagAAATATGATCCTGTCAATGAACCTTTTGATCCACATAGGCACAATGCAGTATTCCAAATGCAAGATGGTTCTAAACCTCCAGGCACAGTTGCTGTTGTTCTGAAG CCGGGGTACATGCTATATGAGCGAGTTCTTCGTCCTGCCGAGGTTGGCGTAACTCAAGCAGCGGAAAACGACACCCCAGGAGAATAA
- the LOC115750732 gene encoding grpE protein homolog 2, mitochondrial-like isoform X2 → MLVSRVFSRASRGASRSALLLSPSLNKPLPVLSNQIDAFLHETSCKALVLNHSTFSSSLLRRFGISSSASPEPSEKDQGSTTEKNSASPDAPKAGENAKGSNQGEGTTSGETKVPNQAENSGSEGDEELSMDDLVKLVSEKEELLKLKHKQIEEMQDKVLRTYAEMENVMDRTRREAENAKKYAIQSFAKSLLDVADNLGRASSVVKESFAKIDTSKDTSGAVPLLKTLLEGVEMTEKQLLEVFKKFGIEKYDPVNEPFDPHRHNAVFQMQDGSKPPGTVAVVLKPGYMLYERVLRPAEVGVTQAAENDTPGE, encoded by the exons ATGTTGGTGTCTAGGGTTTTTTCTCGCGCTTCGAGGGGCGCGAGTCGAAGCGCCTTGCTCCTTTCACCCTCGCTGAACAAACCCTTGCCCGTTCTCTCCAATCAAATTGATGCGTTTTTGCACGAAACCTCTTGTAAG GCTCTCGTGTTAAATCATTCAACATTTAGTTCTTCATTGCTTCGACGGTTTGGAATTTCTTCCTCTGCATCACCTGAACCTAGCGAAAAGGATCAGGGGAGCACCACAGAAAAGAACAGTGCATCCCCCGATGCACCTAAAGCGGGTGAGAATGCTAAAGGGTCTAATCAAGGGGAGGGTACCACTTCTGGAGAAACTAAAGTGCCCAACCAGGCAGAAAATTCAGGTTCA GAGGGAGACGAGGAGCTCTCTATGGACGACTTGGTGAAGCTTGTGTCAGAAAAGGAAGAACTGTTGAAGTTGAAACATAAACAGATAGAGGAAATGCAAGATAAAGTTCTTCGAACCTATGCGGAAATGGAGAATGTCATGGACAGAACTAGGCGAGAAGCAGAGAATGCAAAGAAATATGCCATACAG AGTTTTGCGAAAAGCTTGCTGGATGTTGCAGACAATTTGGGTAGAGCTTCTTCAGTTGTCAAGGAAAGTTTCGCGAAAATTGATACTTCAAAAGATACTTCTGGAGCTGTTCCGCTTTTGAAAACCCTTCTGGAAGGTGTTGAAATGACTGAGAAGCAGCTTTTGGAG GtgttcaaaaaatttgggattgagAAATATGATCCTGTCAATGAACCTTTTGATCCACATAGGCACAATGCAGTATTCCAAATGCAAGATGGTTCTAAACCTCCAGGCACAGTTGCTGTTGTTCTGAAG CCGGGGTACATGCTATATGAGCGAGTTCTTCGTCCTGCCGAGGTTGGCGTAACTCAAGCAGCGGAAAACGACACCCCAGGAGAATAA
- the LOC115750855 gene encoding mitochondrial pyruvate carrier 4-like, with translation MAASKLQAFWNHPAGPKTIHFWAPTFKWVISIANVADFSKPPENISYPQQCVVACTGVIWSRYSLVIKPRNLNLFCVNMAMGGTGIYQLSRKYLHDRASETEEAAAMAVAKE, from the exons ATGGCGGCTTCAAAGCTCCAAGCTTTTTGGAACCACCCGGCGGGACCCAAAACCA TCCACTTCTGGGCCCCAACTTTCAAGTGGGTTATCAGCATAGCCAATGTCGCCGACTTCTCGAAACCACCTGAAAACATTTCTTACCCTCAGCAATGTG TTGTCGCTTGCACTGGAGTTATTTGGTCACGCTACAGCTTGGTGATTAAGCCG AGAAACTTGAATCTTTTCTGTGTGAACATGGCGATGGGTGGGACCGGGATCTATCAACTGTCTCGGAAATATCT GCATGATCGGGCTTCCGAAACAGAGGAGGCCGCGGCCATGGCTGTGGCTAAGGAATGA